Proteins found in one Terribacillus sp. DMT04 genomic segment:
- a CDS encoding AAA family ATPase: MSKALREYKQFLKKYAGDLSNYEMKLARIILDNFTSIEKSSSAGGRRGKLIASLVTEHGDSVDGEFLLDETSEAITEDQINRLSKLTVKNFRGFSDEHIFEFKKPYTFVYGPNGSGKSSFCEALEYALLGTIHEADAKRIGLDKYIKNAYTGQSELPILKGVNSKDSQVVVHPMPQVNEFCFIERNRIEGFARVSANSPQAQQQRLAALFGLEDFNTFVANFNEWFDNYLDCEGKLAKKLSEEEKKIELHKQYIETLPQKREEVQQQTDELLSKYPDVNTLEELKENLSGTEEAEGLVQKNNARIASLGNLKSIPDPGIEKLMESTQRVDSLIKERNEAMESLQDYKDQISLKDLYTAILQNKDKFHDVCPACESELYIDGNLAVPLNPYSHAAKKVQEFEIAIKLETRVTEIDKQIPKELTFLETKLTHILTLVESIEFPKKDTIDALNQQILDAKEVEQNLSDAIATTIYYFDVFNDFKEHLIIYNKKVTEAEDEIKNLKAENRRLDEVLEELSRIRTRIESINEGEKKANEAVEKFTQENKELIKQVEKEKLLVARNCQYHDAYVLLKARLVEYNRQLPSVLASNLNAKTMEFYNAINRYDHPYDLLEGINLPSSSGEKIEIRFKNGGNLNALHVLSEGHIRCLGLSILLAKNVQDNLPILIFDDVVNAIDDEHRRGIIETILENDYISDKQLIITTHGEEFVKQLENNISKKDYEKKVTRIDFLKTDEPKKITVKLNLSRNYLVLAQQRLEEGQLRDSLANGRRTLENLMNKLWKS; this comes from the coding sequence ATGTCCAAGGCATTAAGAGAGTATAAACAATTTCTAAAGAAATACGCAGGGGATTTGTCTAATTATGAAATGAAATTGGCAAGGATTATTTTAGACAATTTTACTTCTATTGAAAAATCTAGTAGCGCTGGGGGAAGAAGGGGTAAACTTATCGCTAGTTTAGTAACCGAGCATGGTGATTCAGTCGATGGAGAGTTTTTATTAGATGAAACCTCTGAAGCAATAACTGAAGATCAAATCAATCGTCTTTCAAAATTAACTGTAAAAAACTTTAGGGGATTCTCTGATGAACATATCTTTGAATTTAAAAAACCCTATACTTTTGTTTACGGTCCTAATGGAAGTGGAAAATCGAGTTTCTGTGAAGCCCTTGAATATGCACTTTTAGGGACAATTCATGAAGCGGATGCAAAGCGAATTGGCCTTGATAAATATATTAAGAATGCATATACAGGGCAATCCGAACTGCCTATTTTGAAAGGTGTAAATTCGAAGGATAGTCAAGTTGTTGTACATCCAATGCCCCAAGTTAATGAATTTTGTTTTATAGAAAGAAATCGTATAGAAGGGTTTGCCCGAGTCTCCGCTAATTCACCACAGGCTCAGCAACAACGACTTGCTGCTTTATTTGGATTAGAGGATTTTAATACCTTTGTTGCGAATTTTAATGAATGGTTTGATAATTACCTTGATTGTGAAGGAAAGCTTGCAAAGAAACTTTCTGAAGAAGAGAAGAAAATCGAATTACATAAACAATATATAGAAACTTTGCCTCAAAAAAGAGAAGAGGTACAGCAACAGACAGATGAATTACTTAGCAAGTATCCTGATGTTAATACTTTAGAAGAATTAAAAGAAAATTTATCAGGAACGGAAGAGGCAGAGGGACTTGTACAAAAAAATAATGCACGAATTGCGAGTTTAGGGAATTTAAAAAGTATACCAGACCCTGGTATTGAAAAGTTGATGGAAAGTACCCAACGTGTAGACTCGCTAATAAAAGAGCGTAATGAGGCAATGGAGTCTTTACAGGATTATAAAGATCAAATATCTTTAAAGGATCTGTATACCGCTATTTTACAAAATAAAGATAAATTTCATGATGTTTGTCCAGCGTGTGAATCAGAGTTATATATAGACGGGAATCTTGCAGTTCCTTTAAACCCTTATTCCCATGCCGCTAAGAAAGTACAAGAATTTGAGATAGCTATAAAACTTGAAACAAGAGTAACTGAAATAGATAAGCAGATACCTAAAGAACTCACGTTTCTTGAAACCAAACTCACGCATATTTTAACGCTTGTAGAATCAATAGAATTCCCAAAAAAAGATACCATTGACGCTTTAAATCAACAGATATTGGATGCCAAGGAAGTTGAACAAAATTTAAGTGATGCAATAGCAACGACTATCTATTATTTTGATGTTTTTAATGATTTTAAAGAACATCTGATTATTTACAACAAAAAAGTCACCGAAGCTGAGGATGAAATTAAAAATCTAAAAGCGGAAAATAGACGATTAGACGAAGTTCTAGAAGAGCTATCGAGAATTCGGACAAGAATAGAATCTATCAATGAAGGTGAAAAGAAGGCAAATGAAGCTGTGGAGAAATTTACCCAAGAAAACAAAGAATTAATTAAGCAGGTTGAAAAGGAAAAGCTGTTAGTAGCACGTAATTGCCAATACCATGATGCATATGTTTTACTAAAAGCCCGTTTAGTAGAATATAACCGTCAGTTACCATCCGTTTTGGCATCTAACTTGAATGCTAAAACAATGGAGTTTTATAACGCAATCAACAGATATGATCATCCGTATGATCTTTTGGAAGGGATCAATCTCCCTTCTAGTTCTGGCGAAAAGATAGAAATCCGCTTTAAAAATGGAGGAAACTTAAATGCATTACATGTTTTAAGTGAGGGGCATATAAGGTGCTTGGGTCTATCTATCCTCTTAGCCAAGAATGTACAGGATAATTTACCAATACTTATATTTGATGATGTGGTAAACGCAATTGACGATGAGCACAGGCGAGGAATTATTGAAACTATATTGGAGAATGATTATATAAGTGATAAGCAACTTATTATTACTACTCACGGAGAAGAATTTGTAAAACAATTAGAAAATAATATCTCTAAAAAGGATTATGAAAAAAAGGTAACACGAATAGACTTTCTTAAAACAGATGAACCAAAGAAAATTACAGTGAAATTAAATCTATCACGAAATTATTTAGTCCTTGCTCAACAAAGGTTAGAAGAAGGTCAACTTCGTGATAGTTTAGCGAACGGACGGAGAACACTTGAAAACTTAATGAATAAACTTTGGAAAAGTTAG
- a CDS encoding ABC transporter ATP-binding protein, with the protein MIKVNNLTKEFLQGQQRTQVLKGVDLNIEEGEFVAIMGPSGSGKSTLLQLLGGLDVPTNGDIQINHKFLNKMKEKERTIFRRKKLGFVFQNYQLLHTLTVEENIAFPLHADGKLTNEKSKMIHELIQSVGLKGLNRKRANLLSGGQQQRVAIARSLVNNPTVLLADEPTGNLDRAKAEEILGLFSKFHRENKQTIVMVTHDIFAAGFADRIILFRDGVIDKVISRKDSDYAKYLANFMA; encoded by the coding sequence ATGATTAAAGTTAACAATCTAACAAAGGAATTTTTACAGGGTCAACAAAGAACTCAAGTACTGAAAGGTGTTGATTTGAACATTGAAGAAGGAGAATTCGTGGCTATAATGGGACCGAGTGGTTCTGGAAAAAGTACCTTACTTCAATTATTAGGAGGACTTGATGTACCTACCAATGGAGACATACAAATTAATCATAAATTTTTAAATAAAATGAAGGAAAAAGAAAGAACGATATTTCGGAGGAAAAAACTAGGATTTGTTTTTCAAAATTATCAATTATTGCATACTTTAACTGTGGAAGAAAATATTGCATTCCCTCTCCATGCTGACGGAAAATTGACTAATGAAAAAAGTAAAATGATCCATGAATTAATTCAATCTGTAGGATTAAAGGGGCTTAATCGCAAACGAGCTAATCTGCTAAGTGGTGGTCAGCAACAACGTGTAGCTATTGCTAGGTCACTTGTTAATAACCCGACTGTCTTATTAGCTGATGAACCAACAGGGAATTTAGACAGGGCTAAGGCAGAGGAAATTCTTGGACTATTTTCAAAATTCCATCGTGAAAACAAGCAAACCATTGTGATGGTCACACATGATATTTTTGCAGCTGGTTTTGCAGATCGTATCATACTTTTTAGAGACGGGGTTATAGATAAAGTTATATCTAGGAAGGATAGTGACTATGCTAAATATTTGGCGAATTTCATGGCGTAA
- a CDS encoding FtsX-like permease family protein produces the protein MLNIWRISWRNIILNKKRFLFTLLAIILGTSFVTSMLIADKTTNDVFDYYEQMYVANADYWVLSDEHTYSEEMISSIQSDPTVTDALLALDKQAFFELEGDHSLNERSVRITGVNDQNSPLLKLPVIEGSLDNKGIILPEVIANLLGKGVGDTVRFTDMGEAKVSAIVEYTQLLASPSNWESAESTSFRIMAPLDMLREWTGKNDEISYMRFQTKGDGEDLFHSFQQKFHGSSVYIEPVVADDLQSNDIGGLYTFFYIIAGLALFISGFIVFNMIYTSVIERKKEFAIMKCLGYTQSSVSKLVLIEMTLLALIGTAIGIPLGIWFGDMFMQALLSVFEFDMVYTLNWKLPTMMAITIGLLFPIVFSLFPIYNAGKTSILLTLKKENNTNASSRQYILRTIVGVVLLCFVFINHPVAYAAVIVGVILLFPLLLMGLGKITKPLLKFLFNYSGTMAIKNLFQQINRNSNTATILAIGISVILLLGAVVESAPKGYEKEIKNTYGGDMRVTSEAPWSTEDVTKLLSYHAVTDVKSLTEATPITWETVNEERRQFSVISVSENGPSLFADVREKDLYNKLKQKSSVLLGERAFEEWGGNIGQSIRMNTPNGEQYFEVIGVVNTSHYSGYVAFMDTTNLRDEFGWTNSFDLLLTLNNQANDSIRDQLWSDFGDHLSKVQTAEDEIESTTSAISGMNELLLVMLFIFIGLASIGTVNTLLMNTYERKFEIGTMRALGFTKQQIRNMILAEGLLIGLSGVIGGIATGVILIYVTSKSKLMEGFISFQLPIGNIIFAIIAGISLSLCAAWISSKTASKLDIQSSLKEG, from the coding sequence ATGCTAAATATTTGGCGAATTTCATGGCGTAATATAATACTTAACAAAAAGAGGTTTCTCTTTACACTGCTTGCTATTATACTAGGGACGTCTTTTGTAACATCTATGCTAATAGCTGATAAAACAACAAATGACGTTTTTGACTATTATGAGCAAATGTATGTAGCCAATGCTGATTATTGGGTTTTAAGTGATGAACATACCTATTCTGAAGAGATGATTTCGTCTATTCAAAGCGATCCCACTGTTACAGATGCATTGCTTGCCCTTGATAAGCAAGCTTTCTTTGAGCTAGAAGGCGATCACTCTCTGAATGAAAGATCTGTACGAATTACAGGAGTAAATGATCAAAATAGCCCCTTGCTGAAGCTTCCAGTTATTGAAGGTAGCTTAGATAATAAAGGAATAATATTACCAGAAGTTATCGCAAACCTTTTAGGAAAAGGGGTTGGAGATACGGTTCGGTTTACCGATATGGGAGAAGCAAAAGTTTCCGCCATTGTTGAGTATACGCAACTGCTTGCAAGCCCAAGTAATTGGGAAAGTGCTGAATCAACCAGTTTTCGCATTATGGCTCCACTTGATATGTTAAGAGAGTGGACAGGAAAAAATGATGAGATTTCCTATATGCGTTTTCAAACCAAAGGTGATGGTGAGGATCTCTTTCACTCATTTCAACAAAAGTTCCATGGTTCTAGTGTATATATAGAACCCGTTGTTGCAGATGACCTTCAGAGCAACGATATAGGTGGTCTTTATACCTTTTTCTATATAATTGCTGGATTGGCGCTATTTATTAGCGGATTTATTGTTTTTAATATGATTTATACAAGCGTTATAGAACGGAAAAAGGAATTTGCAATAATGAAATGCTTAGGATATACACAAAGTTCGGTTTCTAAGCTCGTACTTATTGAAATGACACTTTTAGCATTAATCGGTACAGCTATTGGCATTCCACTTGGTATATGGTTTGGAGATATGTTTATGCAAGCGCTTCTTAGTGTATTCGAATTTGATATGGTCTACACTTTAAACTGGAAGCTGCCAACGATGATGGCTATCACGATTGGATTGCTATTCCCTATAGTCTTTTCGCTTTTCCCTATTTACAATGCAGGTAAGACATCAATTTTATTGACATTAAAAAAGGAAAACAATACGAATGCATCATCAAGACAGTACATTCTTAGAACTATTGTGGGAGTGGTGCTTCTATGTTTTGTATTTATAAATCACCCTGTTGCTTATGCAGCTGTAATAGTAGGTGTCATTCTTCTATTTCCTTTACTATTGATGGGTTTAGGTAAAATAACAAAGCCTCTTTTGAAGTTTCTTTTTAATTATTCTGGTACCATGGCTATAAAAAATCTTTTCCAGCAAATAAATCGCAATTCAAATACAGCTACTATTCTAGCTATTGGTATATCAGTTATATTATTACTTGGTGCAGTGGTAGAGTCAGCACCTAAAGGGTATGAAAAAGAAATTAAAAATACGTATGGGGGAGATATGAGAGTTACGTCTGAAGCACCATGGTCTACAGAAGATGTAACAAAACTTCTTTCATATCATGCGGTCACAGACGTTAAGTCATTAACTGAAGCTACACCAATTACATGGGAGACAGTTAATGAAGAAAGAAGGCAATTTTCCGTTATTTCGGTAAGTGAAAATGGTCCTTCATTGTTTGCGGATGTTCGTGAAAAAGATTTGTATAATAAATTAAAACAGAAATCTTCTGTGTTGCTCGGCGAACGAGCCTTTGAAGAATGGGGTGGAAATATTGGGCAAAGCATACGAATGAATACCCCCAATGGTGAACAGTATTTTGAAGTTATTGGAGTCGTCAACACATCGCATTATTCTGGATATGTCGCCTTTATGGACACGACCAATCTTCGTGATGAATTTGGATGGACCAATAGCTTCGATTTGCTACTTACCTTGAACAATCAAGCGAATGATTCCATACGTGATCAGTTATGGTCTGATTTTGGTGATCATCTATCAAAGGTCCAAACGGCAGAGGATGAAATTGAATCTACTACTTCAGCAATTTCTGGTATGAATGAACTTCTCTTAGTTATGTTGTTTATATTCATTGGATTAGCTAGTATTGGTACAGTTAATACATTATTGATGAATACTTATGAACGAAAGTTCGAGATTGGAACGATGCGGGCGCTTGGTTTTACTAAACAACAAATTAGAAACATGATATTAGCTGAAGGTTTGCTCATTGGATTATCAGGAGTTATAGGCGGAATTGCAACTGGTGTAATTTTAATTTATGTAACAAGTAAATCTAAACTGATGGAAGGATTTATTTCTTTCCAACTCCCTATTGGTAATATTATATTTGCAATAATTGCTGGAATTTCTCTAAGTCTCTGTGCAGCCTGGATTTCTAGCAAAACTGCAAGTAAATTGGATATTCAGTCATCACTCAAAGAAGGTTGA
- a CDS encoding PadR family transcriptional regulator, with protein MSVKYGILTLLFLQKHHGYELKLELDSLLGIKGKINPGQIYTTLDRLIRDQLVSFVGMDDQERKLYKINTEGKNELENWLLEPVPYHSTKDDFHLKWSCARNICFKQEKKMLDQQKAMIMKDVMELTKLKTEFLLQGDENRYLLITGTLLHLEADLNWINQVENRNRS; from the coding sequence TTGTCAGTAAAATATGGGATTTTAACGTTATTATTCCTGCAGAAACATCATGGATACGAATTGAAATTAGAATTAGATTCCCTTCTTGGAATTAAAGGTAAAATTAATCCTGGTCAGATATATACCACTCTCGATCGTCTAATCCGTGACCAACTTGTCTCATTCGTAGGAATGGATGACCAAGAAAGAAAACTTTATAAAATAAATACAGAAGGTAAAAATGAGTTGGAAAATTGGTTGTTAGAACCTGTACCTTATCATTCTACTAAAGACGACTTCCATTTAAAATGGAGCTGTGCTCGTAACATTTGTTTTAAACAGGAAAAGAAAATGCTTGATCAGCAAAAAGCAATGATAATGAAAGATGTCATGGAATTGACTAAATTAAAAACTGAATTTCTTCTTCAAGGTGACGAGAATAGGTATTTATTAATCACTGGTACACTCTTGCATTTAGAAGCAGATTTAAACTGGATTAATCAAGTTGAAAATCGAAATCGATCATAA
- a CDS encoding GAP family protein, which yields MGTDILIYLGGLALLDTLSPTIIGVTLFLILTDNKNLTSRLLTYLFTVVLLYFSLGIIMMLGLNYIIEAFSNIFQNKIFSWVVFIIGGILFTASFFIPENKKSNIPKPKTQSVLSIIFIGITTFFIEAGTALPYFAAIGLLTTIDIPFYQWIPIIAAYNIIMILPALLIFFGYKLFGKWINSTLVNLRNKISSSSNSALSWIMCIVGLILIFYTIDYL from the coding sequence ATGGGAACAGATATTTTAATTTATTTGGGCGGCTTAGCTCTTTTAGATACATTAAGCCCTACAATAATTGGTGTTACGTTATTTCTGATTTTAACAGATAATAAAAATTTAACATCAAGATTATTGACATATCTATTTACGGTTGTGCTATTGTATTTTTCATTAGGTATAATAATGATGTTAGGCTTAAATTATATTATTGAAGCATTCTCAAATATTTTTCAAAATAAAATATTTAGCTGGGTTGTCTTTATTATAGGGGGGATCTTATTTACGGCTAGTTTTTTTATTCCCGAAAATAAAAAAAGTAATATTCCAAAGCCTAAAACTCAAAGCGTATTATCAATTATATTTATTGGTATTACTACTTTTTTCATTGAGGCTGGTACAGCCTTACCGTATTTTGCCGCAATTGGTTTATTAACTACAATTGATATACCTTTTTATCAATGGATTCCAATTATAGCCGCATACAATATTATTATGATTCTGCCAGCACTGCTTATCTTCTTTGGATATAAATTGTTTGGAAAGTGGATAAATTCCACTTTAGTTAATCTTCGGAATAAAATATCAAGCAGTTCAAATTCAGCCCTATCTTGGATAATGTGTATAGTTGGGTTGATATTAATATTTTACACCATAGATTATCTATAA
- a CDS encoding AAA family ATPase, whose protein sequence is MYISQLEITNFRNFNNAVFKFKQGINTLIGENSSGKSNALYAIRLLLDESLPINATKLLEQDFNQNITEWKGHWIVLKLTFKDLDVSEAASFLAHHSQDVRADEESVGTYALYYRPNKSVRNKLYEFTKRLEKLQQTGEDITEVKSDLKLFLKEITLKDYESVFTCRINADFNDEQQYKDLVGDFENGIFPNPEEDNNLALGNISPHITLIKKEISCTFVKALRNVIAELKQKKSSPLLQLLRGTTKDIEIIEAEKIKKQVQDLNSDISELDEISLLTNKIKASLNRTLGYTYSPNVNIKSELPEEVETLLQSLTLWVGDDSNSNQGKLDDLSLGGANLIYITLKLLEYEFYQDQEEKAAHFLLIEEPEAHIHTHVQKTLFEKYHFENTQVIITTHSTHISSASKIDSMNILIKEKGYTQVCQPSNGLDSDTCKRIERYLDATRSNLLFAKGVILVEGDAELILIPAMFKAVFGLNLDEIGVSVINMSSTVFEHVASLFDDIRIHRKCAIITDLDKSIEVLPYNPDDDTKEQKKMRDSQTAGQERADALNKRYRDNIWLDTFYARHTFEIDFTLNSNVYEIRTVLPKIYNRQFDIDNSIVKLCSKDKVSVGKEALRLANKEGKGWFALLVSETLSFETYIPQYILNAIAFTSAHITEEHLSAMAKYRIRKLYKKKYCNLDEKNFEQLTDLLSRDSEEDKEDALIILTKLLGVN, encoded by the coding sequence ATGTATATTTCTCAACTAGAGATTACAAATTTTAGGAACTTCAATAATGCCGTATTTAAGTTTAAACAAGGAATAAACACATTAATTGGTGAAAATAGTTCCGGAAAATCTAATGCGCTATATGCAATTCGACTGCTTTTAGATGAAAGTTTACCTATTAACGCGACAAAACTTTTGGAACAAGATTTTAATCAAAATATTACTGAATGGAAAGGGCATTGGATAGTTTTAAAACTTACTTTTAAAGATTTGGACGTTAGTGAAGCAGCAAGCTTTCTGGCTCACCATTCACAAGATGTCAGAGCTGATGAAGAATCGGTTGGGACATATGCATTGTATTATCGTCCGAATAAATCAGTGAGAAATAAGTTATATGAGTTTACTAAAAGGCTTGAGAAACTTCAACAAACTGGTGAAGATATCACAGAAGTAAAAAGTGATCTTAAGCTTTTTTTAAAGGAGATTACCTTAAAAGATTATGAAAGTGTATTTACATGCAGAATAAATGCAGATTTTAATGATGAGCAACAATATAAAGACTTAGTTGGAGATTTTGAAAATGGAATTTTTCCGAACCCTGAAGAGGACAATAATCTTGCTCTTGGCAATATCTCCCCACATATTACGTTGATAAAAAAAGAGATTTCATGCACTTTTGTTAAGGCACTTAGAAATGTTATAGCGGAATTAAAGCAAAAGAAGAGTAGCCCTTTATTACAACTCTTGCGAGGAACAACTAAAGATATTGAAATTATAGAAGCAGAAAAGATAAAAAAACAAGTACAAGATTTGAATAGTGATATAAGCGAATTAGATGAAATAAGTTTATTAACAAATAAAATAAAAGCTTCTTTAAATAGAACTTTAGGATATACATATTCGCCTAATGTAAATATTAAATCTGAATTACCAGAGGAAGTTGAGACATTACTCCAATCCTTAACATTATGGGTTGGGGATGATTCTAATAGTAACCAAGGAAAATTAGATGATTTGAGTTTAGGTGGTGCAAATTTAATTTATATCACTTTAAAGTTATTAGAGTATGAATTTTATCAAGATCAAGAAGAAAAAGCAGCACATTTCCTATTAATTGAGGAACCAGAGGCTCATATTCATACACATGTGCAAAAGACATTGTTTGAAAAATATCATTTTGAAAATACACAAGTAATTATAACTACACATTCAACTCATATTTCTTCTGCAAGTAAAATAGATTCGATGAATATATTAATAAAAGAAAAGGGCTATACACAAGTTTGTCAGCCTAGTAACGGATTGGATTCAGACACTTGCAAAAGAATTGAAAGGTACTTAGATGCAACAAGGTCAAATTTATTATTTGCTAAAGGTGTAATTTTAGTTGAAGGTGATGCAGAGCTTATATTAATTCCAGCTATGTTTAAAGCTGTTTTTGGACTCAATCTTGATGAAATAGGTGTAAGTGTAATCAATATGAGTAGTACCGTTTTTGAACATGTTGCAAGCTTATTTGATGACATAAGAATTCATAGGAAATGTGCTATTATAACAGATCTTGATAAATCAATAGAAGTGCTGCCATACAATCCGGATGATGACACTAAAGAGCAGAAGAAAATGAGAGATTCACAAACTGCAGGTCAAGAAAGGGCGGACGCTTTAAATAAAAGATATCGAGATAACATTTGGTTAGATACTTTTTATGCGCGACATACATTTGAAATTGACTTTACGTTAAATTCAAATGTTTATGAAATAAGAACGGTTTTACCAAAGATTTACAATCGTCAATTTGATATTGATAATTCTATCGTTAAGCTGTGTTCAAAAGATAAAGTAAGTGTTGGGAAGGAAGCGCTGAGACTTGCTAATAAGGAAGGTAAAGGATGGTTTGCTTTATTAGTTTCAGAAACTCTTTCTTTTGAAACGTATATTCCTCAATATATTTTAAATGCAATAGCATTTACCTCTGCACATATAACAGAAGAACATTTAAGTGCAATGGCGAAGTATAGAATAAGGAAACTCTATAAGAAAAAGTATTGTAACCTTGATGAAAAGAACTTTGAACAATTAACTGATCTATTAAGTAGAGATAGTGAAGAAGACAAAGAAGATGCATTAATCATATTAACGAAACTTCTAGGAGTGAACTAG
- a CDS encoding UvrD-helicase domain-containing protein, whose product MYINLNPLQQAAIDEEENALVLACPGSGKTRILTLKIANELEKLNKRTHRIAALTFTNRAADEIDKRINSMSIDVNQLWTGTIHSFCLQWIIRPYGIYLPELQRGYSILDELKAQDLKETFKSKFDIPRFNDFITRRDKNGDYINSEEKYNNAAKAYHKFILENKLIDFDLILYFSYNLIKKHPKISRNLSNIFKYFFIDEYQDTQDLQYAIVGKIIKAAEGKCKIFLVGDPDQAIFKSLGGIVKDPMEISEDIGGYSIKQLGLSNNYRSTQRLINLYSNFQSTGLVIESLADYCNEEGIVKFDENTHKDNLVDRIAEIIKKEISDGVSPNDICILAPQWSFLSAMARRLKANLPYIELDAPGLTPLPRDRDNFWFKLARIFLITKEPNKYLVRMKWAREILEELVTVSGIMIEVNNDTCRIFLKKINSTDTKEENAIEYLKESFKYLFEKLKFDYSSSELLKEQWDNFFNGLRQRYESPDFRDIPKDINYMKRMFNTKEGLVINTCQGVKGEEFHTVIAFGLLRGYLPHWNQIINQPITNEIEESNKLLYVICSRAKKNLYLFAENGRTTVKRRPYEVNKQLSTINFMNI is encoded by the coding sequence ATGTACATTAACTTAAATCCTTTGCAACAGGCAGCTATAGATGAAGAAGAAAATGCACTGGTACTAGCTTGTCCAGGTAGCGGGAAAACGCGAATATTAACATTAAAGATTGCAAACGAGTTGGAGAAATTAAATAAAAGAACTCATAGAATTGCAGCACTTACATTTACTAATAGGGCTGCTGATGAGATCGATAAAAGAATTAATTCTATGAGTATAGATGTAAATCAATTATGGACAGGTACTATTCATTCCTTTTGTTTGCAATGGATTATTAGACCTTATGGTATTTATCTTCCAGAACTACAAAGAGGTTATTCAATCCTAGATGAATTAAAAGCTCAAGATTTAAAGGAGACATTTAAATCGAAGTTTGATATACCTAGATTCAATGATTTTATCACTAGAAGAGATAAAAATGGGGATTACATAAATAGTGAAGAAAAATATAATAATGCAGCTAAAGCTTATCATAAATTTATATTAGAGAATAAGTTAATAGATTTCGATCTGATTTTGTACTTTTCATACAATTTAATTAAAAAACATCCTAAAATCTCTCGTAACCTTTCAAATATTTTTAAATACTTTTTTATTGATGAATATCAGGATACTCAAGATCTCCAATATGCAATTGTTGGAAAGATAATCAAAGCGGCAGAGGGTAAATGTAAAATTTTCTTGGTCGGGGACCCAGACCAAGCAATATTTAAATCTTTAGGTGGAATTGTGAAAGACCCTATGGAGATAAGCGAAGATATTGGAGGTTATAGTATAAAGCAATTAGGATTAAGTAATAATTATAGATCGACTCAACGCTTAATAAACTTATATAGCAACTTTCAAAGTACAGGCTTAGTAATAGAATCGTTAGCAGACTATTGTAATGAAGAAGGAATAGTTAAATTTGATGAAAATACTCATAAGGATAATTTAGTAGATAGAATTGCAGAGATTATAAAAAAAGAAATCTCAGACGGTGTCTCTCCAAATGATATTTGTATTCTAGCTCCACAATGGAGTTTCCTATCCGCTATGGCCAGAAGGTTAAAAGCTAATCTACCATATATAGAATTAGATGCTCCAGGATTAACTCCTTTACCACGTGATCGTGATAATTTTTGGTTTAAGCTAGCAAGGATTTTTTTAATAACTAAAGAACCAAATAAGTATTTAGTAAGGATGAAATGGGCGCGCGAGATTTTAGAAGAATTAGTTACTGTAAGTGGCATCATGATTGAAGTTAATAACGATACCTGCAGGATATTTTTAAAAAAGATTAATTCAACAGATACTAAAGAAGAAAATGCAATCGAATATTTAAAAGAGAGTTTTAAGTATTTGTTCGAAAAGCTGAAATTTGATTATAGTTCAAGTGAATTATTAAAGGAACAATGGGATAATTTCTTTAATGGATTAAGGCAACGATATGAAAGTCCAGATTTTCGCGATATCCCTAAAGATATAAACTATATGAAGAGAATGTTTAATACAAAAGAAGGTCTTGTTATAAATACTTGTCAAGGTGTTAAAGGTGAAGAGTTTCATACAGTAATTGCATTTGGATTATTAAGAGGATATCTACCACATTGGAATCAGATAATTAATCAACCTATCACTAATGAAATAGAAGAATCAAACAAGTTATTGTACGTCATTTGTTCTAGAGCTAAAAAAAATCTGTATTTATTTGCTGAAAATGGTAGAACTACAGTAAAAAGAAGGCCTTACGAGGTCAATAAGCAATTAAGTACCATTAACTTTATGAATATATAA